The Devosia sp. 1566 sequence GAGTTCTTGCCTATGATCGATCTGATTTTCCGCAAAGCATGTCTGCGCGGTCGCAAGGGCGTCTGGGACATGGCGATCGGAGGCGGGCGCATCAAGGCCATCGAGCGCGAGATCACTGCCGATGCGCCTGTCGACGATGTGGAAGGCTGCATTGTCCTCCCTGGCTTTTGCGACACCCATGTTCATCTCGACAAGGCGTGCCTGCTGGATCGGTGCGGGCATGATCATGCAACGCTGGGCGAAGCCATCGCCGCTGTTTCAGCGCTCAAACATGGCATGAGCGTCGAGGACGTTTACGACAGGGGCGCCCGATGCCTCGAGCGGGCTATTGTCCAGGGCACGAGCTATATGCGCACGCATGTGGAGATCGACCCCAAGATCGGTCTACGTTCGTATGAAGCTATCCGGCAGCTCAAGCGCGACTATGCCTGGGCGATCGATCTTTCAATCTGCGTGTTTCCCCAGGAAGGGCTGTTCAATAATCTCGGGACGGAGGCGTTGCTGGTCGAGGCGCTGGAAAATGGCGCGGATTTGGTCGGAGGCTGCCCCTATACCGACACGGAGCCGGAAGCTCATATAGGCCGCGTCTTCGACCTCGCCGAGCGCTTCGAGGTCGATATCGATTTTCATCTCGATTTCGACCTGGACCCGAGCTGGACGCACCTCGACACGGTCCTGCACGAAACCGAAAAGCGGCGGCTCGGGGGAAGAGTTGCTGTCGGCCATGCCACCAAGCTGTCGGCGCTCACGCCCGAAGCCCTCGCCGCAGTCACGACGAGGCTGGTCTCTGCCGGAGTCGCCGTAACCTCGCTGCCTGCCACCGACCTCTTCCTAACCGGACGAGATCGCACTCAAGACGTGCCTCGCGGCGTTGCGCCGGTTCATCGATTGGCAAGCGCGGGGGTGTGCTGCTCGATCGCGACCAACAATGTGCTCAATCCCTTCACGCCCTTTGGCGATTTCTCACTGCTGCGCATGGCCAATCTCTACGCCAATGTGTGTCATGCCGGTCCGCTCGACTTTGACACCGTGCTTGACCTGGTGACCGAAAGTCCTGCCCGGCTTCTCAGGCTGGAGGGGTACGGGGTTGAAGTGGGTGCATTCGCCGATCTGGTGGTGCTCGATGCCCCCGATGAGGTGGAAGCCTTGGGCGCCATCGCGCCACCGCTGTTTGCACTCAAGCGGGGTCGCAAAACCTTTGCACGCCAGCGCCCGGTTTTGCTCCCGCCTCAAACTGCTTCCAACGCATGAGATCAAGCCATGCCGACATGGGCTGAATCCTTCATCTTTGCCGTTGCCGGCCCGGCGGCGGCCATCCCCATGTTCTGGAGTTTTCCGTAATGCCCGGCATGATTGTCAGCCCCCATCCCGTCGCGACCAAGGCGGGCGAAAATGTTCTGGCCGAAGGCGGCAACGCTATTGAGGCCGCCATCGCCGTTAATGCAGTGCTAGCGGTGGTCTATCCGCATTTTTGCGGCATTGGCGGGGACGCGGTCTGGCTGGTATCCGATGGTCAGGGAACCGAAACATCCTTACTGGGGATCGGGCAGGCGATAAAGTATGGGAAGGTGACGGCTCCCATGCCCGTCAGGGGCCCCGGCTCGGTGCTGACCACCGCTGCGGTGGTCGACAGCTGGGCCCATGCACTGGCGCACTGGCCCGCCCGGCACTCCCTAGGCGACCTCATCGCCCCGGCCATTAAGATCGCCGCAGACGGGTTCGCGGTTTCAGCGTCCCAAGCGTACTGGCTGGCACTACGTGCCAAGGAAACGGCGAGCTGGCCCGGGTTTGATGCGTTGTTCCGGCAAGAAGGCCGCTGTGTGCAAACCCAGCTCGCCCGCACGCTCGAGACGATAGCAAAGGACGGGGCACGTTGCTTTTATGAGGGAGAACTCGGTGACAGGATCGTCCGGGGCCTCAAGGCGGCGGGGGTCCCGATCGACCATGCCGATCTTGCCGCGACGCAGACGCGCAGCGCCGCCCCTGTTGCCATCGACTATCGGGGTTTGCAGCTTCTTGCGCCGCCAGCGCCCACACAGGGTCTGACGACACTGAGCATCATGGGCATTCTCTCCCATTTTGATTTCTCGTCCATTGCCGAGGACAGCGCCGAGCATGTTCACCTGGTGGTGGAGGCGGTCAAACATGCCTTTCTCGATCGCAACATGATCGCCGATCCAGATAGCTGCAATGTCGATTTCGGTGCCATGCTCGATCCGGCGCGACTTCGCGCGAAGGCGGCGTCGATCAGCGATCGGGCCATGGCCTGGCCCCAGGTCTTTGCCTCCGCCGATACGGTGTACTTCGCCGCCACTGACAAGGAGGGTCGCTGTGCCTCCGTGCTCCAGAGCATCTACTTTGATTGGGGAAGTGGGGTGGTTGCCGGTGATACCGGCATTCTCTGGCAGAACCGGGGGGCGGCGTTCGATCCCGATCCCAGCCACATCAACGGCTTTCGACCCGGTAAGCGACCCTTTTACACCCTCAATCCAGGCATGGCTTTGCGCAACGGCAAGCCAGGCTTGCTTTATGGGACCCAGGGGGCGGACGGGCAGCCGCAAACGCTCGCCATGCTGCTCACGCGCCTCATTGATTACGGCAGACGGCCAGCCGAAGCGTTGGCGGGCGGGAGGTTCTTGCTGGGACGGACATTTTCGGACAGCCGCGACACGCTTAAACTTGAAGGTCAGTTCCCACCATCAGTTCACCAAGAACTCGCAAGGCGCGGCCATGAAGTGGCGCCGATCCCCGCGCTGAGCCCACTAGCAGGACAGGCCGGCGCGATTGCCATCGACATCGATGGCTCGCTCGATGGAGGTCACGATCCCAGGGGGTGAGAGGTTTGGAGAGCTAGAAGATGCCGACGGCCAGTTGTGCCCAGATGGCAAGAAGAGCAATGAGCGCTAAGCTTGTGCCCATTAATCGTGCGCGGACAGTTTGAACCG is a genomic window containing:
- a CDS encoding amidohydrolase family protein, whose translation is MIDLIFRKACLRGRKGVWDMAIGGGRIKAIEREITADAPVDDVEGCIVLPGFCDTHVHLDKACLLDRCGHDHATLGEAIAAVSALKHGMSVEDVYDRGARCLERAIVQGTSYMRTHVEIDPKIGLRSYEAIRQLKRDYAWAIDLSICVFPQEGLFNNLGTEALLVEALENGADLVGGCPYTDTEPEAHIGRVFDLAERFEVDIDFHLDFDLDPSWTHLDTVLHETEKRRLGGRVAVGHATKLSALTPEALAAVTTRLVSAGVAVTSLPATDLFLTGRDRTQDVPRGVAPVHRLASAGVCCSIATNNVLNPFTPFGDFSLLRMANLYANVCHAGPLDFDTVLDLVTESPARLLRLEGYGVEVGAFADLVVLDAPDEVEALGAIAPPLFALKRGRKTFARQRPVLLPPQTASNA
- a CDS encoding gamma-glutamyltransferase is translated as MIVSPHPVATKAGENVLAEGGNAIEAAIAVNAVLAVVYPHFCGIGGDAVWLVSDGQGTETSLLGIGQAIKYGKVTAPMPVRGPGSVLTTAAVVDSWAHALAHWPARHSLGDLIAPAIKIAADGFAVSASQAYWLALRAKETASWPGFDALFRQEGRCVQTQLARTLETIAKDGARCFYEGELGDRIVRGLKAAGVPIDHADLAATQTRSAAPVAIDYRGLQLLAPPAPTQGLTTLSIMGILSHFDFSSIAEDSAEHVHLVVEAVKHAFLDRNMIADPDSCNVDFGAMLDPARLRAKAASISDRAMAWPQVFASADTVYFAATDKEGRCASVLQSIYFDWGSGVVAGDTGILWQNRGAAFDPDPSHINGFRPGKRPFYTLNPGMALRNGKPGLLYGTQGADGQPQTLAMLLTRLIDYGRRPAEALAGGRFLLGRTFSDSRDTLKLEGQFPPSVHQELARRGHEVAPIPALSPLAGQAGAIAIDIDGSLDGGHDPRG